Part of the Labrenzia sp. PHM005 genome is shown below.
GGCCTGATCGCTTCCATGGTTGCACACCATGGCGCAGAAAAAACCGAAGAGTGGCTCGCAGGTGTCCGTGACAACCTGGCCCGCAAGCCAGCCGGCAACGACCGCGCGCAGGTCAAATCCATCTTCGCTGGCGAGTGCGACATCTCCATCGGCAACACCTATTACATGGGCAAGATGGAAACCAACGAGAAAGAGCCGGAGCAAAAAGAGTGGGCCGCGTCCGTCCGCATCCTGTTCCCGAACGTTGAAGACCGCGGCAGCCACGTGAACCTTGCTGGTGTTGTTTTAGCCAAACACGCGCCTAACAAAGACAACGCTGTCAAACTGATCGAATTCCTGACCTCTGCAGACGCTCAGAAGATCTATGCGGAAACCAACTTCGAATATCCGGTTACCCCGGGTGTTGAGGTCTCCGACCGCGTCAAAGCTTGGGGTGATCTGAAGAAAGACGCCCTGTCTCTCGACGACATCGCCAAGAACCGGAAGACCGCCAGTGAGCTGGTCGACAAAGTCGGCTTCGACAACGGTCCGTCTTCCTAAAGATCGTACCAGTCATCTCCAGAGAAAAGCGCCGTCCCCGACGGCGCTTTTTTCGTTTCAGCCAAGCCCCCAGGATGCCAACCGGAGGATTGACGCCAATGTGACCAGCCATGCGCCGAACCTATGGTAACCCACCATAGGGAGGTCCTTCATGAACCGCATCATTTCGAGCTTATCTGCACTCCTGGTTCTGCTGTCTGTGCCAACTTTGGCTGAAGCGCAGAAAGCAAACCATTTGGCCGGCAGCGCCTCTCCCTATCTGCTGCAACATTTGGACAATCCGGTTGACTGGTATCCCTGGGCGCCGGAAGCACTCGAGAAGGCCAAAGCCGAAAACAAGGTCATCCTGATCTCCGTCGGTTACGCCTCTTGTCATTGGTGTCATGTGATGGAGGAAGAAAGTTTCATGAACGAGGAGATTGCGGCGCTTTTGAACCGTGATTTCATCTCTATCAAGATCGACCGGGAAAGCCGGCCAGACTTGGATGAGCAGTTCATGACGGTAACGCAGCTGATTACTGGCGGCGGCGGCTGGCCCAATACTGTCTTTCTGACACCCGATGGCGAAGCTTTTTACGCCACGACCTATCTGCCTCCAGACCAATTGACGGAAATGCTTTCCTTAGTCACCAGGACATGGTCGGAAGAACCGCATGTGGTGGCACAAGAAGCGAAAAAAGTGACCACAGCGGTTAGTGGCTATCTCACCAAGAAGGCAGAAGCTCAAGACCTTACGAAGGATGTCATCGCTTCGATTGCCGCGAGTTTTTATGAGGGCCTCGATCCGTTCAATGGCGGTTATGGCGAAGCGCCGAAATTTCCGCGCGAGACCATGTTCCTGTTTTTGCTGGATCATGCAGAACGCACAGGGGACACACAGGCACTCACCGCCGTAACAGATATGCTGGACGGCATGATCCGAGGCGGCATCCATGATCATGTTGGCGGCGGCTTCCACCGCTATGCCATAGATCCGGAGTGGCACATCCCGCATTTCGAAAAAATGCTCTATACCCAGGCGATGACTGGGCAACTGTTGGTCCGGACCTACGCTGTTACCGGAAAACAGGCCTATCGACACGCTGCAGAGCGGCTCTTTGATTATGTTTTGCGGGATTTGCGCGATACGAGTGGCGGCTTTTATTCCGCTCAAGACGCAGACAGCCAAGACGCCACCGGCGACAAGACCGAAGGCTCCTATTACACATGGACACCGGAGCAACTCGCGCCTCTTGGCAATGAAGCGACCTTCGCCAAGGACATCTTCCAGATCACGGAAGATGGTGAGCTGGACGGCAGCAATGTCCTTCATCTTGCTGGACCTGTAAGTGAATTGGCTGCGGACCGTGGTGTAGACGAAGGGGAACTTCAGACCCGCTTAGATAACCTCCTAGCCAAGCTGCAAGAGATGCGCCGCGAGCGGCCAACCCCTGCTTTGGATCGGAAAATCGTCGTCTCCTGGAACGGTATGATGGTCCAGGCCCTGGCGGAAGCCGGATACCGTTTGGGCCGGCCGGAGTATTCCCACGCAGCCGAAGATGCAGCCGAGTTCATCAAATCGAACCTCACCGGTTCCGACGGACTTAACCGGATCAGCTTTGACGGTAAGGCCGATATTGCAGGTCAATTGGAAGATTATGCCGCTCTCGGATTGGCATTCGTTGCC
Proteins encoded:
- a CDS encoding DUF255 domain-containing protein, whose amino-acid sequence is MNRIISSLSALLVLLSVPTLAEAQKANHLAGSASPYLLQHLDNPVDWYPWAPEALEKAKAENKVILISVGYASCHWCHVMEEESFMNEEIAALLNRDFISIKIDRESRPDLDEQFMTVTQLITGGGGWPNTVFLTPDGEAFYATTYLPPDQLTEMLSLVTRTWSEEPHVVAQEAKKVTTAVSGYLTKKAEAQDLTKDVIASIAASFYEGLDPFNGGYGEAPKFPRETMFLFLLDHAERTGDTQALTAVTDMLDGMIRGGIHDHVGGGFHRYAIDPEWHIPHFEKMLYTQAMTGQLLVRTYAVTGKQAYRHAAERLFDYVLRDLRDTSGGFYSAQDADSQDATGDKTEGSYYTWTPEQLAPLGNEATFAKDIFQITEDGELDGSNVLHLAGPVSELAADRGVDEGELQTRLDNLLAKLQEMRRERPTPALDRKIVVSWNGMMVQALAEAGYRLGRPEYSHAAEDAAEFIKSNLTGSDGLNRISFDGKADIAGQLEDYAALGLAFVALHDFSKNTNDKTRWLKDAAALAAEIQTKFGAAEDGFFMAQSVDGLTRILPVNDSDVPSGNALALSLFSKLANRSAAPELEQQAYLLASAVSGHAISFPTQRGFLIKALQDLDQGETGTLRHVGGGKVRVELKSAPSSSDILLSISVADGWHINAHKPLEDYFIATELTADGIAPSDVQYPEPIIKALSFNAQKLALLEGDFDITAELNTQKAPMTPQQISLNLQACSDEICLAPETLSFWIW
- a CDS encoding Fe(3+) ABC transporter substrate-binding protein, which codes for MRSTLRALTGAAALAATTFAAAPAFADGEVNIYSYRQPFLIQPLLDAFTAETGVKANVIYAKKGLGERISAEGANSPADILLTVDIGRLDGAKQLGITQPVVSDVVNGNIPAEFRDPEGHWIGLTNRARIIYASKDRVSQDSITYEELADPKWKGKICTRSGQHVYSIGLIASMVAHHGAEKTEEWLAGVRDNLARKPAGNDRAQVKSIFAGECDISIGNTYYMGKMETNEKEPEQKEWAASVRILFPNVEDRGSHVNLAGVVLAKHAPNKDNAVKLIEFLTSADAQKIYAETNFEYPVTPGVEVSDRVKAWGDLKKDALSLDDIAKNRKTASELVDKVGFDNGPSS